From Chloroflexota bacterium, a single genomic window includes:
- the rpsJ gene encoding 30S ribosomal protein S10 — MAKRQRIRIKLKAYDHRLLDQSARRIVETAEQTGAAVIGPVPLPTKIEKFCVMRSTFIDKDSREQFEIRTHRRLIDVLEPNTKTIETLMKLNLPAGVDIEIKI, encoded by the coding sequence ATGGCCAAGCGACAGCGAATCAGGATCAAGCTCAAAGCATACGATCATCGGCTTTTGGATCAATCAGCGCGGCGTATTGTGGAGACGGCAGAGCAGACGGGGGCTGCAGTAATCGGCCCGGTGCCCTTGCCGACCAAAATCGAAAAGTTCTGCGTGATGCGTTCGACTTTCATTGACAAAGACTCGCGCGAGCAATTTGAGATTCGAACCCATCGGCGTCTGATTGATGTGCTTGAGCCGAATACCAAGACCATTGAGACTTTGATGAAGCTCAATCTGCCGGCTGGTGTGGACATCGAGATCAAGATCTAG
- the rplD gene encoding 50S ribosomal protein L4, with translation MQVSVRNMAGETVSQIELRDDIFGLEPHEAVMHQAVLRQLANARLGTADTKTRGEVSGGGRKPWRQKHTGRARQGSIRAPHWKGGGVVFGPHPRSYRMRMPRKMRRLALKSALSVKAAENNIVLLDELAMEAPSTKDMLALLDNLQVESSALILLPERDENVEKSARNIPDVKTLHAGCLNVMDILKYDTLILPVKALKLIEQHLG, from the coding sequence ATGCAAGTCAGTGTGCGCAATATGGCCGGTGAAACGGTCAGTCAAATTGAATTACGGGATGATATTTTTGGTCTAGAGCCGCATGAAGCGGTTATGCACCAAGCAGTGCTGCGGCAACTGGCCAATGCACGTTTGGGCACTGCGGATACCAAGACCAGGGGAGAGGTCAGCGGCGGTGGCAGGAAGCCATGGCGGCAAAAGCATACGGGTCGCGCCAGACAGGGCAGCATCCGTGCCCCCCATTGGAAGGGTGGTGGGGTGGTTTTTGGCCCACATCCACGTTCCTATCGCATGCGTATGCCGCGCAAAATGCGCCGCTTGGCCTTGAAATCGGCTCTCTCGGTCAAGGCAGCGGAGAACAACATTGTCTTGCTGGATGAGTTGGCCATGGAGGCACCCAGCACCAAAGACATGCTGGCCCTTCTGGACAATCTGCAAGTTGAATCCAGCGCATTGATTCTGCTGCCGGAACGAGACGAGAACGTGGAAAAATCTGCCCGCAACATCCCTGATGTGAAGACTTTGCATGCTGGCTGTCTCAACGTGATGGATATCCTGAAGTACGATACGTTGATCCTGCCAGTAAAGGCCCTCAAGCTCATCGAGCAGCATCTGGGCTGA
- the rplC gene encoding 50S ribosomal protein L3 → MATREGLLGRKIGMSRIFDERGEVVPVTVIEAGPCYVTQIKTVEKDGYNAIQLGFGTAKGLNEPSRGHLKNLPPLRHLRELRTDDIARYKVGQVLDVSLFKVGERVDVIGISKGRGFAGVMKRHGFKGGPATRGQSDRQRHPGAIGASNTPGWVEKGRRMAGHMGNARVTVQNLRVVMVDPERNVLAVEGGVPGAPKGLLFIRKAIKQ, encoded by the coding sequence ATGGCAACAAGAGAAGGATTATTGGGACGGAAAATCGGCATGAGCCGCATTTTTGATGAGCGTGGCGAGGTCGTGCCCGTGACCGTGATTGAGGCCGGACCTTGCTATGTGACGCAAATCAAAACTGTGGAAAAAGATGGCTACAATGCCATTCAGTTAGGGTTTGGCACAGCCAAGGGCTTGAACGAGCCAAGCCGTGGCCACCTAAAGAACCTGCCGCCCTTGCGGCACTTGCGCGAATTGCGCACAGATGACATCGCTCGGTATAAGGTTGGTCAGGTGCTGGATGTCAGCTTGTTCAAAGTGGGCGAGCGGGTGGACGTGATTGGCATCTCGAAGGGCCGAGGCTTTGCCGGCGTGATGAAACGCCATGGATTCAAGGGTGGGCCTGCAACTCGAGGACAATCGGACCGACAGCGTCACCCTGGGGCCATTGGTGCCAGCAATACGCCCGGATGGGTGGAAAAAGGCCGGCGTATGGCTGGGCACATGGGCAATGCGCGGGTTACGGTGCAGAATCTCCGTGTGGTGATGGTTGACCCGGAGCGCAACGTGTTGGCGGTTGAAGGAGGAGTACCGGGTGCACCAAAAGGTCTGTTGTTCATCCGAAAGGCTATCAAGCAATAG